A single region of the Gracilinanus agilis isolate LMUSP501 unplaced genomic scaffold, AgileGrace unplaced_scaffold23410, whole genome shotgun sequence genome encodes:
- the LOC123254501 gene encoding claudin-5-like translates to MSSVALEILGLGLGIVGWVGIIVACGLPMWQVSAFLESNIVTAQTIWQGLWMTCVVQSTGQMQCKVYDSVLALKAEVQAGRALTVLVALLGLAALLVSVAG, encoded by the coding sequence ATGTCGTCCGTGGCGCTGGAGAtcctggggctggggctgggcatCGTGGGCTGGGTGGGCATCATCGTGGCGTGCGGGCTGCCCATGTGGCAGGTGTCGGCCTTCCTGGAAAGCAACATCGTGACGGCGCAGACCATCTGGCAGGGGCTGTGGATGACTTGCGTGGTGCAGAGCACGGGCCAGATGCAGTGCAAGGTCTACGACTCGGTGCTGGCGCTCAAGGCCGAGGTGCAGGCGGGCCGCGCGCTCACCGTGCTCGTGGCGCTGCTCGGCTTGGCCGCGCTGCTGGTGAGCGTGGCGGGC